One genomic segment of Helianthus annuus cultivar XRQ/B chromosome 14, HanXRQr2.0-SUNRISE, whole genome shotgun sequence includes these proteins:
- the LOC110908965 gene encoding RHOMBOID-like protein 9, chloroplastic isoform X2, producing MAVAPVCFKTCYKDKTISKDVCICHNSVGCVMKPYRRMLKCASFLRSISANSSQREKSSKFVLKSSSREKQLQSLDSYFGKFKGGIDHNSPSSLNKDVASSASRDERSHPTRYIVENNEQEKVVDHGGLKTDNDETCGLYLISTMTSINIAVYLFEIASPVKNSDLDLFSLPALYGAKINHLILYGEWWRLLTPMFLHTGMLHTGLGCWVLLTFGPQVCRAYGPFTFFLIYILGGLSGNLTSFLHTADPTVGGTGPAFGIIGAWLMYHYQNKHAMSKDGFESMYQKAVVATALGFVLSAFGPIDDWTHLASVFTGIAYGFFICPTLQSETGEENGVTLIGYRGNADPFKSFVFFSIFVLVLSSLLLVFEPPVGSLAVDTLV from the exons ATGGCTGTGGCTCCAGTATGCTTCAAAACATGTTATAAAGATAAGACTATAAGCAAGGATGTATGTATCTGTCACAATTCTGTTGGTTGTGTGATGAAACCATACAGACGCATGCTCAAATGTGCAAGCTTTTTAAGATCAATCTCTGCTAATTCATCTCAAAGGGAGAAATCATCAAAGTTTGTCTTGAAATCCAGTTCTAGAGAGAAACAGTTGCAGTCACTAGATTCTTACTTTGGGAAATTCAAGGGGGGTATAGATCATAATTCTCCAAGTTCTTTGAACAAGGATGTTGCTTCCTCTGCTAGTAGAGATGAACGTTCTCACCCGACAAGATATATTGTCGAAAACAACGAGCAAGAAAAGGTGGTTGATCATGGTGGTTTGAAAACTGATAATGATGAAACTTGTGGTCTCTACTTGAT AAGCACAATGACTTCCATAAACATTGCGGTTTATTTGTTCGAAATTGCAAGCCCGGTTAAGAACTCTGATTTGGATCTCTTCTCACTTCCAGCACTCTATGGAGCAAAGATTAATCATTTGATCTTATATGGAGAATGGTGGCGCCTACTGACACCGATGTTTCTG CACACAGGGATGCTCCACACGGGGCTTGGTTGTTGGGTTCTGCTGACATTTGGTCCTCAAGTATGCAGAGCGTACGGCCCGTTCACCTTTTTCTTGATATACATACTCGGGGGACTCTCAGGAAACTTGACCAGTTTTCTTCACACCGCAGATCCAACCGTTGGTGGAACA ggACCTGCGTTTGGTATCATTGGAGCTTGGCTCATGTATCACTATCAAAACAAGCATGCCATGAGCAAAGATGGTTTTGAAAGCATGTATCAGAAGGCAGTCGTTGCTACTGCTCTTGGTTTTGTTTTATCGGCTTTTGGTCCAATTGATGACTG GACACATTTAGCATCAGTTTTCACTGGCATAGCTTATGGGTTCTTTATATGCCCCACACTACAATCCGAAACCGGTGAAGAAAATGGAGTCACGTTGATCGGATATAGAGGAAATGCGGATCCTTTTAAATCCTTTGTGTTTTTCTCcatttttgttttggttttgagtTCTTTGCTTCTTGTATTTGAACCACCAGTGGGTTCACTAGCTGTAGACACCCTTGTGTAA
- the LOC110908967 gene encoding ultraviolet-B receptor UVR8 translates to MSVNSHAVIAWGSGEDGQLGLGDNEEKEWVSPVTSLASVAVRSVVAGSRNSLAVCDDGKLFTWGWNQRGTLGHQPTTKTENIPSQVETLNKVKIVQAAIGGWHCLAVDDQGRAYAWGGNEYGQCGEEPEKKDDSGRTLRRDISTPQRCAPKLSVRQVAAGGTHSVVLTREGHVWTWGQPWPPGDIKQISTPVRVQGLEKVKLIAVGAFHNLALLEDGNLWVWGNNEYGQLGTGDTQPRSQPVPVQGLSGLKLVDVAAGGWHSTALTDEGEVYGWGRGEHGRLGFGDDKSSKMVPQQVQLLAGEDIIQVSCGGTHSVALTRDGRMFSFGRGDHGRLGYGRKVTTGHPSEVPIDLPPPKDEDGGLGRWCAKYVACGGRHTLAIVEWRATEADGLI, encoded by the exons ATGTCCGTCAATAGTCACGCCGTCATCGCCTG GGGTTCCGGAGAAGACGGGCAACTAGGATTAGGAGACAACGAGGAGAAAGAATGGGTATCTCCGGTCACATCTCTCGCTTCCGTCGCCGTTCGCTCCGTCGTCGCCGGTAGCCGTAACTCTCTCGCCGTTTGCGATGACGGCAAG TTGTTTACGTGGGGTTGGAATCAAAGAGGAACTTTGGGGCACCAGCCAACAACCAAAACGGAGAATATTCCGAGTCAGGTTGAAACTCTCAACAAAGTAAAGATTGTTCAG GCAGCCATTGGTGGTTGGCATTGTTTGGCTGTTGATGATCAAGGCCGTGCTTATGCTTGGG GTGGAAACGAGTATGGGCAGTGTGGCGAAGAGCCTGAGAAGAAAGATGATTCTGGTAGGACTTTAAGGAGAGATATTTCGACTCCTCAAAGATGCGCACCTAAGCTTTCGGTTCGCCAG GTAGCTGCTGGTGGCACCCATTCAGTAGTGCTGACACGCGAAGGACATGTTTGGACATGGGGTCAACCATGGCCCCCTGGAGACAT AAAACAAATTTCAACACCTGTGAGAGTACAAGGTCTTGAGAAGGTTAAGCTGATTGCGGTCGGCGCTTTTCACAATTTGGCGCTTCTTGAGGATGGAAATCTTTGGGTTTGGGGCAATAATGAATATGGACAGCTCGGAACTGGGGATACCCAGCCCAGATCACAGCCGGTTCCTGTTCAAGGATTATCCGGCCTCAAATTG GTTGATGTTGCTGCTGGTGGCTGGCATTCTACCGCTCTAACAGATGAAGGAGAG GTATACGGGTGGGGTAGAGGGGAACACGGAAGACTCGGATTTGGAGACGACAAAAGCAGTAAAATGGTACCTCAGCAAGTGCAGCTTCTAGCTGGAGAGGATATTATCCAGGTGTCATGTGGTGGAACTCATTCCGTTGCTTTGACTCGTGATGGTCGTATGTTTTCT TTTGGCCGTGGAGACCATGGAAGACTCGGATATGGTCGAAAGGTGACAACTGGTCATCCATCAGAAGTGCCTATTGACCTGCCGCCACCAAAAGATGAAGATGGAGGACTAGGGCGGTGGTGTGCTAAATACGTGGCTTGTGGTGGCCGACATACACTTGCCATTGTAGAATGGCGAGCTACAGAGGCAGATGGGTTGATCTGA
- the LOC110908965 gene encoding RHOMBOID-like protein 9, chloroplastic isoform X1, whose amino-acid sequence MRNMAVAPVCFKTCYKDKTISKDVCICHNSVGCVMKPYRRMLKCASFLRSISANSSQREKSSKFVLKSSSREKQLQSLDSYFGKFKGGIDHNSPSSLNKDVASSASRDERSHPTRYIVENNEQEKVVDHGGLKTDNDETCGLYLISTMTSINIAVYLFEIASPVKNSDLDLFSLPALYGAKINHLILYGEWWRLLTPMFLHTGMLHTGLGCWVLLTFGPQVCRAYGPFTFFLIYILGGLSGNLTSFLHTADPTVGGTGPAFGIIGAWLMYHYQNKHAMSKDGFESMYQKAVVATALGFVLSAFGPIDDWTHLASVFTGIAYGFFICPTLQSETGEENGVTLIGYRGNADPFKSFVFFSIFVLVLSSLLLVFEPPVGSLAVDTLV is encoded by the exons ATG AGGAACATGGCTGTGGCTCCAGTATGCTTCAAAACATGTTATAAAGATAAGACTATAAGCAAGGATGTATGTATCTGTCACAATTCTGTTGGTTGTGTGATGAAACCATACAGACGCATGCTCAAATGTGCAAGCTTTTTAAGATCAATCTCTGCTAATTCATCTCAAAGGGAGAAATCATCAAAGTTTGTCTTGAAATCCAGTTCTAGAGAGAAACAGTTGCAGTCACTAGATTCTTACTTTGGGAAATTCAAGGGGGGTATAGATCATAATTCTCCAAGTTCTTTGAACAAGGATGTTGCTTCCTCTGCTAGTAGAGATGAACGTTCTCACCCGACAAGATATATTGTCGAAAACAACGAGCAAGAAAAGGTGGTTGATCATGGTGGTTTGAAAACTGATAATGATGAAACTTGTGGTCTCTACTTGAT AAGCACAATGACTTCCATAAACATTGCGGTTTATTTGTTCGAAATTGCAAGCCCGGTTAAGAACTCTGATTTGGATCTCTTCTCACTTCCAGCACTCTATGGAGCAAAGATTAATCATTTGATCTTATATGGAGAATGGTGGCGCCTACTGACACCGATGTTTCTG CACACAGGGATGCTCCACACGGGGCTTGGTTGTTGGGTTCTGCTGACATTTGGTCCTCAAGTATGCAGAGCGTACGGCCCGTTCACCTTTTTCTTGATATACATACTCGGGGGACTCTCAGGAAACTTGACCAGTTTTCTTCACACCGCAGATCCAACCGTTGGTGGAACA ggACCTGCGTTTGGTATCATTGGAGCTTGGCTCATGTATCACTATCAAAACAAGCATGCCATGAGCAAAGATGGTTTTGAAAGCATGTATCAGAAGGCAGTCGTTGCTACTGCTCTTGGTTTTGTTTTATCGGCTTTTGGTCCAATTGATGACTG GACACATTTAGCATCAGTTTTCACTGGCATAGCTTATGGGTTCTTTATATGCCCCACACTACAATCCGAAACCGGTGAAGAAAATGGAGTCACGTTGATCGGATATAGAGGAAATGCGGATCCTTTTAAATCCTTTGTGTTTTTCTCcatttttgttttggttttgagtTCTTTGCTTCTTGTATTTGAACCACCAGTGGGTTCACTAGCTGTAGACACCCTTGTGTAA